A stretch of Myxococcus hansupus DNA encodes these proteins:
- a CDS encoding nucleotide sugar dehydrogenase, translated as MRVMVSSPLLDRIKKRDARVGVVGLGYVGLPLGMAFAEAGFPVMGLDVDKRKIEKIEKGESYIKHIPSAPLSELSKSGKLKATSDFAKAKDMDCVIICVPTPLTASREPDMSYIIQTGEALAPHVRPGQLFILESTTYPGTTEEVLKPLLEKNGLKAGKDFYLAFSPEREDPGNKSFNTKTIPKIVGGYSPECSEVAAALYGSALKEVVPVSSTRVAELTKLLENIFRCVNIAMVNEMKMLCDRMGVDVWEAIQAASTKPFGFMPFFPGPGLGGHCIPIDPFYLTWKAREYEFHTKFIELAGEVNWQMPYYVVQRTMEALNQNKQTLNGAKVLCLGAAYKKDIDDMRESPSLRIMTLLAEKGAELSYHDPYVPELHKGHGFNMEMKSVPLKPETLGQYDAVLILTDHSDIDYAMVVDRSKVVIDTRNATKGVSKGREKVTKA; from the coding sequence ATGAGGGTGATGGTGAGCAGCCCGCTGCTGGATCGCATCAAGAAGCGGGACGCGAGGGTGGGTGTGGTCGGGCTTGGCTACGTCGGTCTTCCGCTGGGCATGGCGTTCGCGGAGGCGGGCTTCCCTGTCATGGGGCTCGATGTCGACAAGCGGAAAATCGAAAAGATTGAGAAGGGGGAGAGCTACATCAAGCACATCCCCAGCGCGCCGCTGTCGGAGCTGAGCAAGTCGGGCAAGCTGAAGGCCACCTCGGACTTCGCCAAGGCGAAGGACATGGACTGCGTCATCATCTGCGTGCCCACGCCGCTCACGGCGTCGCGTGAGCCGGACATGAGCTACATCATCCAGACGGGTGAGGCGCTCGCGCCGCACGTGCGTCCTGGACAGCTCTTCATCCTGGAGTCCACCACGTATCCGGGGACGACGGAGGAAGTGCTCAAGCCGCTGCTGGAGAAGAATGGGCTCAAGGCGGGCAAGGACTTCTACCTGGCCTTCAGCCCCGAGCGCGAGGACCCGGGCAACAAGAGCTTCAACACCAAGACGATTCCCAAGATCGTCGGTGGCTACTCGCCCGAGTGCTCCGAGGTGGCCGCGGCCCTCTACGGCAGCGCGCTGAAGGAAGTGGTGCCGGTGTCCTCCACGCGCGTAGCGGAGTTGACCAAGCTGCTGGAGAACATCTTCCGCTGCGTCAACATCGCCATGGTCAACGAGATGAAGATGCTCTGCGACCGCATGGGCGTGGACGTGTGGGAGGCCATCCAGGCGGCGAGCACCAAGCCGTTCGGCTTCATGCCCTTCTTCCCGGGCCCGGGCCTCGGTGGGCACTGCATCCCCATTGACCCGTTCTACCTGACGTGGAAGGCGCGCGAGTACGAGTTCCACACCAAGTTCATCGAGCTGGCCGGCGAGGTGAACTGGCAGATGCCGTACTACGTGGTGCAGCGCACGATGGAGGCGCTGAACCAGAACAAGCAGACGCTCAACGGCGCGAAGGTCCTCTGCCTGGGTGCGGCGTACAAGAAGGACATCGACGACATGCGTGAGAGTCCGTCGCTGCGCATCATGACGCTGCTGGCGGAGAAGGGCGCGGAGCTGTCGTACCACGACCCGTACGTCCCCGAGCTGCACAAGGGCCACGGCTTCAACATGGAGATGAAGTCCGTGCCGCTGAAGCCGGAGACGCTGGGTCAGTACGACGCGGTCCTCATCCTCACGGACCACTCGGACATCGACTACGCCATGGTGGTGGACCGCTCCAAGGTCGTCATCGATACGCGCAACGCCACCAAGGGCGTGAGCAAGGGCCGCGAAAAAGTGACCAAGGCCTGA
- a CDS encoding TldD/PmbA family protein yields MQALLRPVFPLLAVSALLTAAAPVPDARVTLLDAMSAELSRNHQQLKMQNHEPPYFMSYQLKDYVSYAVAARYGALFMDDGYRERKLYVDVRVGDYDFDSSVEEGLEFSFSSKGTSYVSRKEGPLDDSPLALRTSLWLITDEKFKSALFQYLKKKGEDVYAVEDPKRPPSFSREKPVQHTEPPVSAPFDRERWVKVSRDVSARFNAHPELFDSEVRITQDKVTRLFVSSEGSRIITEETLYGLHVSAVTRAPDGQLLDNSRNFYSPTEAGLPDEARLVKAADTIVEELLALRAAPAIDPYTGPAILAPEAAGVLFHEAVGHRLEGDRQGGESEGKTFKGQVGKQVLPSFISIHDDPTRRVLHGEPLNGYYLFDEEGVRGQRVTLVEKGVLRNYLQGRRPVEGFLQSNGHGRSQGNLKPVARMANLLVESTNGVSDAELKKRLIAEAKRQGKPYGLIIRDITGGNTNTSSYGYQAFKGVPRMVYRVDVKTGKETLVRGVEIVGTPLSAVNRILASGQKQGVFNGFCGAESGNVPVSTVAPAMLLQELELQRTMEGKDRPPILTSPAALEAPARKP; encoded by the coding sequence GTGCAAGCCCTCCTTCGACCCGTGTTTCCCCTGCTGGCGGTCTCGGCGCTGCTGACGGCGGCGGCGCCCGTGCCGGACGCACGCGTGACGCTGCTCGACGCGATGTCCGCCGAGCTGTCGCGCAACCACCAGCAGTTGAAGATGCAGAACCACGAGCCCCCGTACTTCATGAGCTACCAGCTCAAGGACTACGTGTCGTACGCGGTCGCCGCGCGCTACGGGGCGCTGTTCATGGACGACGGCTACCGCGAGCGGAAGCTGTACGTCGACGTGCGCGTCGGTGACTATGACTTCGACAGCTCGGTGGAGGAGGGGCTCGAGTTCAGCTTCTCCAGCAAGGGCACCAGCTATGTGTCGCGCAAGGAAGGCCCGCTGGATGATTCCCCGCTGGCCCTTCGCACCTCGCTGTGGCTCATCACCGACGAGAAGTTCAAGTCCGCGCTCTTCCAATACCTGAAGAAGAAGGGCGAGGACGTCTACGCGGTGGAGGACCCGAAGCGTCCACCGTCCTTCTCGCGCGAGAAGCCCGTGCAGCACACCGAACCTCCGGTGAGCGCGCCGTTCGACCGCGAGCGGTGGGTGAAGGTGTCGCGTGACGTGTCCGCGCGCTTCAACGCGCACCCGGAGCTGTTCGACTCGGAGGTGCGCATCACCCAGGACAAGGTGACGCGGCTGTTCGTGTCGTCGGAAGGCAGCCGCATCATCACCGAGGAGACGCTGTACGGCCTGCACGTCTCCGCCGTCACGCGCGCGCCGGACGGGCAGCTCCTGGACAACTCACGCAACTTCTATTCGCCCACGGAGGCGGGGCTCCCGGACGAGGCGCGCCTGGTGAAGGCCGCGGACACCATCGTCGAGGAGCTGCTGGCCCTGCGCGCAGCGCCCGCCATCGACCCGTACACGGGCCCCGCCATCCTCGCGCCGGAGGCCGCGGGGGTGCTTTTCCATGAGGCCGTGGGCCACCGGCTCGAAGGCGACCGGCAGGGCGGCGAAAGCGAGGGCAAGACGTTCAAGGGGCAGGTGGGCAAGCAGGTGCTGCCGTCGTTCATCTCCATCCACGACGACCCCACGCGCCGCGTGCTCCACGGTGAGCCGCTCAATGGCTACTACCTCTTCGACGAGGAGGGCGTGCGCGGCCAGCGGGTGACGCTGGTGGAGAAGGGCGTGCTGCGCAACTACCTCCAGGGCCGCCGTCCCGTGGAGGGCTTCCTCCAGTCGAACGGCCATGGCCGCAGCCAGGGCAACCTCAAGCCCGTGGCGCGCATGGCGAACCTGCTGGTGGAGAGCACGAATGGCGTGAGCGACGCGGAGCTGAAGAAGCGGCTGATCGCCGAGGCGAAGCGTCAGGGCAAGCCGTACGGCCTCATCATCCGCGACATCACCGGCGGCAACACCAACACGTCCAGCTACGGCTATCAGGCGTTCAAGGGCGTGCCGCGCATGGTGTACCGGGTGGACGTGAAGACGGGGAAGGAGACGCTGGTGCGCGGCGTGGAAATCGTGGGCACGCCGCTGTCGGCGGTGAACCGCATCCTGGCCTCGGGCCAGAAGCAGGGCGTCTTCAACGGCTTCTGCGGCGCGGAGAGCGGCAACGTGCCGGTGTCCACCGTGGCGCCCGCCATGCTGCTCCAGGAGCTGGAGCTCCAGCGCACCATGGAGGGCAAGGACCGGCCGCCCATCCTCACCAGCCCCGCGGCGCTGGAGGCTCCGGCGCGCAAGCCGTAG